The sequence below is a genomic window from Thermomicrobiales bacterium.
TCCTGGCGTTCGATCTCTTCCTGAGTGCCAGGCTCGTGCGATGCCTGAAGCTCCAGCAAGAGGTCATCGAGACGGGCGAACGACTCCTCCCAAATCTCGCGGTACGTTTCGATCCAGCTCCTTGCCTCTTCCAGCGGAGCGGGTTCCAGGCGGCATGGTCGCCACTGGGCATCCTTGCTCCGGCTGATCAGACCCGCCCGCTCCAGCACCTTGAGATGCTTCGAGATGGCCGGCAAGCTGATATCGAATGGTTCCGCGAGCTCATTGACCGTCGCCTCACCTGTCGCCAACCGAGCAAGAATCGCCCGCCTGGTTGAGTCCGCGAGTGCTGCGAAGATCAGATCGAGATGGTCGTCGTTCACGCCTGTAGTTATCCAATCGGTTAATTAACCTATTGGTTTTATACAGCGAGCTGCACGGTCTGTCAACCGGGACAACGCAGTAATTCGACAAGTCCAGAGTCGATCGGCGGAATGTGTTTCCAACCAGCCCATCGGCGTGCGCGCGCAAACCGTCAAACTGCTTTACTTCCGGCATTGCTTCGATTGCCCAGGGACTGGGGAGGAATGCCGTGAAGATCCTGATTGCCGAATGCCGTCAAGAAGTCTCCAGCTTCAATCCGGTGAATACCGGACTGGGTGATTTCATCATTGGTCGCGGGGACGCGTTTCTCGAGTCCCACCGCGGACGGCGGACGGAAGTCGGAGGAGCGCTCGAAGTCTTCGCTGAGGCGGGAGTCGATGTCGTCGGCAGCTACAGCGCCCAGCTCATCACCTCGGGCGGCATTCTGGCGGCAGATGCCTGGCACACGATGGAATCGGAGTTGCTCGATCTCGTGCGCGCCAACATCGACGGAGTAGATGGCATCTATGTCGCGCTGCATGGCGCGATGGCGACGACCGACGAGCTCGATCCCGAGGGCTATCTGCTCCAGGAGATCCGCAAGATCGCCGGCTCCGAAATACCGATCGTTGCGTCGCTCGATCTGCACGGCATTTTGACCAACCGGATGCTGGAAAACGCGAATGCCTTTTCCGTCTACCACACCTATCCACATGAGGACTTCGATTCCACCGGTCGTCGCGCGGCGCGGTTGCTCCTGAGGATCCTGCAGGAGGGCGCCAGACCAGTAACGGCGGTGGTGCGCATACCGGCGCTCGTTCGAGGGGACGAGCTGATCACGGCATCCGGCAAGATCCGAAAAACCGTCGACCGGTGTGTGCAGCTCGAGGAATCGGGCGAAACACTCTCGGCAGCCATGATCTGGAGCAACCCATTCACCGATGTGCCGGAGCTCTGCTCGCTCGCGATCGTCACCACGGATGGCGAT
It includes:
- a CDS encoding M81 family metallopeptidase; the encoded protein is MKILIAECRQEVSSFNPVNTGLGDFIIGRGDAFLESHRGRRTEVGGALEVFAEAGVDVVGSYSAQLITSGGILAADAWHTMESELLDLVRANIDGVDGIYVALHGAMATTDELDPEGYLLQEIRKIAGSEIPIVASLDLHGILTNRMLENANAFSVYHTYPHEDFDSTGRRAARLLLRILQEGARPVTAVVRIPALVRGDELITASGKIRKTVDRCVQLEESGETLSAAMIWSNPFTDVPELCSLAIVTTDGD
- a CDS encoding metalloregulator ArsR/SmtB family transcription factor, coding for MNDDHLDLIFAALADSTRRAILARLATGEATVNELAEPFDISLPAISKHLKVLERAGLISRSKDAQWRPCRLEPAPLEEARSWIETYREIWEESFARLDDLLLELQASHEPGTQEEIERQERTNRT